A single window of Chitinophaga sp. XS-30 DNA harbors:
- a CDS encoding alpha-amylase family glycosyl hydrolase, producing the protein MKEQQKPWWQTGVIYQIYPRSYQDSNNDGIGDLKGIIRRLDHLHWLGIDAIWISPIFPSPMADFGYDVSDYTNIHPIFGNLSDFDELLAAVHARGMKLLLDLVPNHTSHQHPWFLSSRSSRKDPKRDWYIWKDPKPDGSPPNNWLSVFGGSAWEWDETTQQYYYHSFLKEQPDLNWRNPDVQEAMFDVMRFWLDKGVNGFRVDVLWFIFKDEQLRNNPPNPDFAQHMPDYDQLLPVYSTDQPEVQEITRRMRSVLEEYEDARVLIAEVYLPIRELMAYYGADNKGAHLPFNFLLLSLPWDALQIAATIDQYEGALPPQSWPNWVLSNHDRPRITSRVGAGQARIAAMLLLTLRGTPTIYYGDEIGMRDVAIPFEEIMDPQGLNMPDKNLSRDPARTPMQWDTGKNAGFTENKPWLRLDKAYARMNVLEQREDRHSMLRLYRRLISLRRKEPALATGSYRTVYADTQLLAFTRQQEGCDGFLIVLNLTHRPGYFRPQDFTFSGTVELSASRESEGSKISDMISLDGDEGLVIRLERAD; encoded by the coding sequence ATGAAAGAGCAGCAAAAACCATGGTGGCAAACGGGCGTCATTTACCAGATTTACCCCCGGTCTTATCAGGACAGCAACAACGACGGCATCGGTGACCTGAAAGGGATCATCCGGCGGCTGGACCATCTCCACTGGCTGGGTATAGACGCCATCTGGATATCGCCCATTTTCCCATCTCCCATGGCTGATTTTGGATACGATGTAAGCGATTATACCAATATCCATCCCATTTTCGGCAACCTGTCGGATTTCGATGAGCTGCTGGCCGCCGTGCATGCCCGGGGTATGAAGCTGCTGCTGGACCTGGTACCGAACCATACTTCCCACCAGCATCCCTGGTTCCTGTCATCCCGCTCCTCGCGGAAAGATCCGAAACGCGACTGGTATATCTGGAAAGACCCGAAACCCGATGGTTCTCCGCCCAACAACTGGCTGAGCGTTTTCGGCGGCAGCGCCTGGGAATGGGATGAGACAACACAGCAATACTACTATCACTCCTTCCTGAAAGAACAGCCGGACCTGAACTGGCGGAATCCTGACGTACAGGAAGCGATGTTCGATGTCATGCGGTTCTGGCTGGACAAGGGGGTGAATGGCTTCAGGGTGGATGTATTGTGGTTCATCTTCAAAGATGAACAGTTGCGGAACAATCCGCCTAATCCGGACTTCGCGCAGCATATGCCGGACTATGACCAGTTGCTGCCGGTGTATTCTACAGATCAGCCGGAGGTGCAGGAGATCACCCGCCGGATGCGCAGCGTGCTGGAAGAATACGAAGATGCACGGGTACTGATCGCGGAAGTGTATCTGCCGATCAGGGAACTGATGGCCTATTATGGCGCCGATAACAAAGGCGCACATCTCCCCTTCAACTTCCTGCTGCTGTCCCTCCCCTGGGACGCCCTGCAGATCGCCGCTACCATCGATCAATACGAAGGCGCTTTGCCGCCGCAGAGCTGGCCGAACTGGGTGCTCAGCAATCACGACAGGCCCCGGATCACCAGTCGCGTTGGCGCTGGGCAGGCCCGCATTGCCGCCATGCTGCTGCTTACCTTGCGGGGTACGCCAACTATTTATTATGGTGACGAGATAGGGATGCGCGATGTAGCCATTCCTTTTGAAGAGATCATGGACCCGCAGGGGCTGAATATGCCGGATAAAAACCTCAGCCGCGATCCTGCGCGCACACCCATGCAGTGGGATACCGGCAAGAATGCCGGGTTTACGGAAAATAAACCATGGCTGCGGCTGGACAAGGCCTATGCGCGTATGAATGTGTTGGAACAGCGGGAAGACCGCCATTCCATGCTGCGCCTGTACCGCAGGCTGATCAGCCTGCGGCGTAAAGAGCCTGCGCTTGCCACAGGCAGCTACAGGACCGTTTATGCAGACACCCAGCTCCTGGCTTTTACCCGTCAGCAGGAGGGCTGCGATGGATTCCTGATCGTGCTGAACCTCACCCACCGCCCCGGTTATTTCCGGCCGCAGGATTTCACATTCAGCGGAACGGTGGAACTCTCCGCATCCCGGGAATCGGAAGGCAGCAAGATAAGTGATATGATCAGCCTGGATGGGGATGAAGGGCTGGTGATCAGGCTGGAGCGTGCGGACTGA
- a CDS encoding alpha/beta hydrolase fold domain-containing protein: MFTLQPARATGSRTHILYLHGGAYVQSFTLPHWYFLSGLLKGTGAGITAPDYPLAPQHTYREAFAMVESLYKQLISVHDPSSLVLMGDSAGGGFALALAQKMKNDHMPMPGRIILLSPWLDIALENPAIKALDNKDPFLGRESLRQAGKLYAGGTSPDHYLLSPINGPLKDLGSITVFAGSHEILSADTRKLKAMAESIGADLDYYEYADMIHGWILLHFPESQQAKQQIIDLILKMEDRNQK, translated from the coding sequence GTGTTCACGCTCCAGCCGGCCCGCGCAACCGGCAGCCGCACGCATATTTTATACCTGCATGGCGGCGCATATGTGCAATCCTTTACCCTGCCGCACTGGTATTTCCTGTCGGGATTGCTCAAAGGCACCGGCGCCGGAATTACCGCGCCGGATTATCCGCTGGCCCCGCAGCATACTTACCGGGAGGCGTTTGCCATGGTGGAATCACTGTATAAACAGCTGATCTCCGTGCATGATCCCTCCTCGCTGGTGCTGATGGGTGATTCCGCAGGCGGGGGATTCGCGCTGGCCCTGGCGCAAAAAATGAAAAACGATCATATGCCGATGCCGGGCCGCATCATTCTGCTATCCCCCTGGCTTGACATTGCCCTGGAAAACCCTGCCATAAAAGCCCTGGATAATAAAGACCCGTTTCTGGGAAGAGAAAGCCTGCGGCAGGCAGGCAAACTGTATGCAGGCGGAACAAGCCCCGATCATTATTTGCTCAGCCCCATAAACGGCCCGCTGAAAGACCTGGGCAGCATCACCGTTTTTGCAGGCTCTCATGAAATATTGTCCGCCGATACCCGGAAACTGAAAGCCATGGCCGAATCCATCGGAGCCGACCTGGATTATTATGAGTATGCAGACATGATCCACGGCTGGATACTGCTGCACTTCCCGGAGTCGCAGCAAGCCAAACAACAGATCATCGATCTGATCCTGAAGATGGAAGACAGGAACCAAAAATAA
- a CDS encoding DUF6320 domain-containing protein yields the protein MYCKNCGVELEEDMLVCPLCGKPVHDQDAESAVDDKPASYLKASLNRTQRRFTWEIISIILGSGIVAALIVNLIISKKITWSEYTTASGLVIFCYVSIFAFWTKNKLAGIASAFILASGGLLLLDVITGGVSWADRLAIPLLLGVNVIGLIYMKVVQSARYKGINLIAYAFMGAALLCISAEWIISFFMWGTWRLNWSVIVAACVVPVVVILLFIHFRLKKGQDLKRTFHV from the coding sequence ATGTATTGTAAAAACTGCGGTGTAGAGCTGGAAGAAGATATGCTGGTCTGCCCTTTATGCGGCAAACCGGTACATGACCAGGATGCGGAATCTGCGGTTGACGACAAGCCTGCAAGTTATCTGAAGGCTTCGTTGAACAGAACGCAACGCAGGTTCACCTGGGAGATCATTTCCATCATTTTAGGTTCCGGTATCGTTGCCGCCCTGATCGTCAATTTGATCATCAGTAAAAAGATCACCTGGTCGGAATACACCACGGCATCCGGACTGGTCATCTTTTGTTATGTGTCCATCTTCGCTTTCTGGACAAAGAACAAGCTGGCCGGGATAGCCAGCGCTTTTATACTGGCTTCCGGCGGCCTGTTGCTGCTGGATGTGATCACCGGGGGAGTGAGCTGGGCGGACCGGCTGGCGATCCCCCTGCTGCTGGGAGTGAATGTGATCGGGCTGATCTATATGAAGGTTGTTCAATCGGCGCGGTATAAAGGGATCAACCTGATCGCCTATGCTTTTATGGGTGCGGCATTGTTGTGCATATCCGCTGAGTGGATCATTTCGTTCTTCATGTGGGGAACATGGCGGCTGAACTGGAGTGTAATTGTCGCGGCATGTGTAGTACCTGTCGTGGTAATTTTGCTTTTTATCCATTTCAGGCTGAAGAAAGGGCAGGACCTGAAGCGGACGTTCCATGTCTGA
- a CDS encoding PQQ-dependent sugar dehydrogenase: protein MKRVTPMFFAAAMLALASCDSAQKQGTAATDTLPPVESKAANTSYAPAFPGQTRIAGVKTATPYEVKVLDSTLKFPWGIASLPDGRFIITEKSGTMVIASATGELSERLTGIPEVNPKGQGGLLGIFVDPGFETNRMLYWVFSEALPEGNLTAVAKGKLSADEKTIEGATVIYRATPAYKGTLHYGGRILMDKSGNLLVSTGERSDLETRPQAQDLKSALGKIVRITTDGQPAAGNPFENNADARPELYSYGHRNVQGLAFHPGTGDLWETEFGPRGGDELNRVEAGKNYGWPVITYGIEYSGPKIGDSIQQKEGMEQPVYYWDPVLSPSGITFYSGKGIEEWKNNLFICGLSSIHIARLVIEDNKVTGEERLLEGEGQRFRDITEGKDGALYAVTDQGKLYRISKQ, encoded by the coding sequence ATGAAAAGAGTTACTCCTATGTTTTTTGCAGCGGCCATGCTGGCATTGGCTTCCTGTGATTCTGCCCAAAAGCAGGGAACGGCAGCAACGGACACATTACCGCCGGTGGAATCGAAAGCGGCCAATACATCCTATGCACCCGCATTTCCCGGCCAGACCAGGATTGCAGGTGTAAAAACTGCCACACCCTATGAGGTGAAAGTGCTGGACAGCACCCTTAAATTCCCCTGGGGCATTGCCAGTCTCCCTGACGGCAGGTTCATCATTACCGAAAAAAGCGGCACCATGGTGATTGCGTCCGCTACGGGAGAATTGAGCGAGCGGCTCACCGGTATTCCGGAAGTGAACCCCAAAGGTCAGGGTGGTCTGCTGGGCATCTTCGTTGATCCCGGTTTCGAGACGAACAGGATGTTATACTGGGTGTTTTCCGAAGCGCTGCCGGAAGGTAACCTGACCGCGGTAGCGAAAGGAAAGCTTTCCGCGGATGAAAAGACGATCGAAGGCGCTACCGTGATATACCGCGCTACGCCGGCTTATAAAGGCACCCTGCATTATGGCGGGAGGATATTGATGGATAAAAGCGGTAACCTGCTGGTGAGCACCGGGGAACGTTCCGATCTGGAAACAAGGCCCCAGGCGCAGGACCTTAAATCCGCATTAGGGAAGATCGTACGCATCACTACAGACGGTCAGCCTGCGGCAGGCAATCCCTTCGAGAACAATGCGGATGCGCGGCCGGAGCTTTATTCCTACGGTCACCGGAATGTGCAGGGATTAGCTTTTCACCCGGGGACGGGGGATCTGTGGGAAACAGAGTTCGGTCCACGCGGTGGTGACGAGCTGAACAGGGTGGAAGCCGGCAAGAACTACGGCTGGCCGGTGATCACTTATGGTATTGAGTATAGCGGTCCCAAGATCGGAGACAGCATACAGCAAAAGGAAGGTATGGAGCAACCTGTTTATTACTGGGACCCTGTGCTTTCCCCCAGCGGCATCACGTTTTACAGCGGCAAGGGCATTGAAGAGTGGAAGAATAATCTCTTCATCTGCGGCCTCAGCAGCATTCATATCGCCAGGCTTGTTATTGAGGATAACAAGGTGACAGGGGAGGAAAGGCTGCTGGAAGGAGAAGGCCAGCGTTTCCGCGATATCACGGAAGGGAAGGACGGTGCGCTGTATGCCGTTACGGACCAGGGGAAATTGTACAGGATATCGAAGCAGTAG
- a CDS encoding sulfatase — protein sequence MRGTKLSLYEGGVRMPFIISWPGHIPPGTVDSSSAMSAVDLIPSLASLSNISLPGDYRSDGIDRSAVLLGKPATRNKEMFWEYGRNDIAFRYPPPRDKSPNLAIRSEDWKLLMNSDSTDIQLYNIKEDKYETNNIQESEPAIVEKLKDKLLRWWDSLPKLTQPGS from the coding sequence TTGAGAGGCACAAAGCTATCCTTATACGAAGGAGGCGTACGCATGCCTTTCATCATATCCTGGCCGGGACATATTCCCCCCGGCACTGTTGACAGTTCCTCTGCAATGAGCGCCGTAGATCTGATCCCGTCCCTCGCCAGCCTGAGCAACATTTCCCTTCCAGGAGATTACCGCAGCGATGGCATCGACAGAAGCGCCGTATTATTGGGAAAGCCGGCGACAAGAAACAAAGAAATGTTCTGGGAATATGGCCGTAACGACATTGCCTTCAGATATCCTCCACCCAGAGATAAAAGCCCCAATCTTGCGATCCGTTCCGAAGACTGGAAACTGCTGATGAATAGCGACAGTACGGATATTCAGCTGTATAACATAAAAGAGGATAAATACGAAACGAATAATATTCAGGAGAGCGAGCCGGCCATTGTTGAAAAGCTGAAAGACAAATTGTTGCGGTGGTGGGATTCCCTTCCGAAATTGACGCAACCGGGTAGTTAG
- a CDS encoding helix-turn-helix domain-containing protein — MYQRKSLPTLNCGLDLVGEVLFGKWKMRLLWFINEGHQRPSQLQRQIPDASRRVLNVQLKELEDHELITKIVYPVVPPKVEYSLTEFGKTLIPIINTLGQWGDDYEERLKCVITKSLHQS; from the coding sequence ATGTATCAAAGAAAAAGTTTACCAACATTAAATTGCGGGCTTGACCTGGTTGGCGAAGTTCTGTTCGGTAAATGGAAAATGCGTTTGCTCTGGTTTATCAATGAAGGGCATCAGCGGCCGAGTCAGCTGCAGCGCCAGATCCCGGATGCATCCCGCAGAGTTTTAAACGTACAATTGAAAGAACTGGAAGATCATGAGTTGATCACGAAAATCGTCTACCCCGTTGTACCCCCGAAGGTAGAATATAGCCTTACCGAATTCGGCAAAACCCTGATTCCCATCATCAATACGTTAGGGCAATGGGGGGATGATTATGAGGAGCGGCTCAAATGTGTGATTACAAAAAGTCTTCATCAAAGCTGA
- a CDS encoding nuclear transport factor 2 family protein encodes MKLPKVIKEMIDAQNNYDSIAHTGCFSETAVVADEGNEYSGRSEIRSWIEKCNEHLRPFLKPLAYNENGTQNILLAEVSGNFDGSPLVMKFHHTIENGLIQHLNITT; translated from the coding sequence ATGAAATTGCCAAAAGTGATTAAAGAAATGATAGATGCTCAGAACAATTATGATAGCATCGCCCATACCGGGTGTTTCTCGGAAACAGCTGTGGTTGCAGATGAAGGTAATGAGTATTCGGGAAGGTCCGAAATCAGGAGCTGGATTGAAAAGTGTAACGAGCATCTGCGCCCTTTTTTGAAACCGTTGGCGTACAACGAAAATGGAACGCAGAATATTCTTTTGGCAGAAGTTTCGGGAAACTTCGATGGAAGCCCGTTGGTCATGAAATTTCACCACACCATTGAAAACGGACTAATACAGCACCTGAACATTACCACCTGA
- a CDS encoding DoxX family protein: MNRMEKIYHEAKADKWFKRFAVFCRIALAASFIPAGSVKIMNERFAAGLPSNNPLGHYFDALHQTGYYYTFIGIVQIITAILLLIPRTSLLGALMYFPVIVNICVLTYATRFEGTRIVTMMVLASLFLLIWDYNRLKHILPFKQPKADPMVTEKPLGMRLRIIFFGGCFAVLAFIIIGTSYLYEIGPCNSEAACRNQCAGSKNPAACEIFCDCIYKQGLPLDSCLANFDRAKDMRKSIIK; encoded by the coding sequence ATGAACCGGATGGAAAAAATATATCATGAGGCAAAGGCTGACAAATGGTTCAAGCGGTTTGCTGTTTTTTGCCGCATCGCGCTGGCCGCGAGTTTTATTCCAGCAGGCTCCGTTAAAATCATGAATGAACGATTTGCTGCAGGCCTGCCGTCCAATAACCCTTTAGGCCATTACTTCGATGCCTTGCACCAAACGGGATACTACTATACCTTTATTGGAATTGTCCAAATCATAACAGCTATATTATTACTGATCCCGCGAACTTCCCTTCTCGGTGCACTGATGTATTTTCCGGTCATCGTCAATATTTGTGTGTTGACTTATGCTACCCGTTTTGAAGGCACCCGCATTGTCACGATGATGGTATTGGCAAGCTTGTTTTTATTGATTTGGGATTATAACCGCTTAAAACACATTTTGCCGTTCAAGCAGCCCAAAGCAGATCCTATGGTGACAGAAAAGCCGTTGGGTATGCGGCTCCGGATCATATTTTTTGGCGGTTGCTTTGCAGTCCTGGCCTTTATCATCATCGGCACCTCCTATTTGTATGAGATCGGGCCGTGCAACTCCGAAGCTGCGTGCAGAAATCAATGTGCCGGCAGCAAAAATCCCGCGGCCTGCGAAATTTTCTGCGACTGCATTTATAAACAAGGTCTGCCACTGGATAGTTGTCTGGCAAATTTTGACAGAGCAAAGGATATGCGCAAATCCATTATCAAGTAG
- a CDS encoding RHS repeat domain-containing protein, which produces MNILKTLFAGLLLVAGQAKAQYFYQDVYNTQQTMATMAAFKANKVSFQHVRTLDANQQTDNDFICIRGMNASHRQMRAVTQSSVSGRSTLTSSFNNAGRLTKTVDSSETAINTITYQYDGAGRLLQIQNSSKGREDKFRMMESRYFVYDTLGHLTGLVIKKEGLDSVFVTVVTDTAGRVTEEAHPGRQRVYYNYDAQGRLTDVLRYHPSRKRMLPDYSFEYDAAGKLAQMTVVNIERGDYMIWKYSYDGKGLPEREDCYGKGNELLGMVRYQYEYFK; this is translated from the coding sequence ATGAATATATTGAAAACACTATTCGCAGGCCTTTTACTGGTGGCAGGCCAGGCCAAAGCCCAGTATTTTTACCAGGATGTGTACAACACACAGCAGACAATGGCTACCATGGCAGCGTTCAAGGCCAACAAGGTCAGCTTCCAGCATGTAAGAACACTGGATGCCAATCAGCAGACGGACAATGATTTCATCTGCATCCGCGGCATGAATGCCAGCCACCGGCAGATGCGCGCCGTTACGCAAAGCAGCGTCAGCGGCCGCTCCACGCTTACCTCCTCTTTCAACAATGCCGGCAGGCTCACTAAAACCGTGGATAGTTCCGAAACCGCCATCAATACGATCACCTATCAATATGACGGCGCAGGACGGTTGCTGCAGATACAGAACAGCTCGAAGGGGCGTGAGGACAAGTTCCGGATGATGGAAAGCCGGTATTTCGTGTATGACACACTCGGGCATCTTACCGGGCTGGTGATCAAAAAAGAGGGGCTGGACTCCGTTTTTGTGACGGTGGTGACCGATACGGCGGGACGGGTGACCGAAGAAGCGCACCCCGGCCGCCAGCGGGTGTATTACAATTATGATGCGCAAGGCAGGCTGACCGATGTGCTGCGTTATCATCCCAGCCGCAAGCGGATGCTGCCGGATTACAGTTTTGAGTATGATGCCGCGGGGAAGCTGGCGCAGATGACGGTGGTAAATATTGAACGGGGAGATTATATGATCTGGAAATACAGTTATGACGGCAAGGGACTGCCGGAGCGGGAAGACTGCTATGGGAAAGGGAATGAGCTGTTGGGGATGGTACGGTACCAGTATGAATATTTTAAGTAG
- a CDS encoding DUF3667 domain-containing protein: METKESFGHLVNHFFQDITHYDSKFLSTLKYLFFYPGYLTKRYLAGHRADFVNPIRLYVFTSFVFFLILSMVNSGGDTVRAEEVESSVRQTAGRALEAAKLRLEDSLSRATNRTDSIDIEKAIRGLEFGGQPFLGVQKRTVREYDSLQRALTPEERDGFLQRKFIGKMLSLRERHGSRAEEVLKNKFTHNYPKLMFILLPFFALVLKWFFSRSKMYYAEHGIFSIHIHTFIFLLSIPLMLINLLLRYDDLYGWMLLLVFIYYVFALRNVYGKTFGGALWRAALSLVVYFAGTVVVLLLFLLFILIFA, from the coding sequence GTGGAAACGAAAGAGTCATTCGGTCATCTGGTCAATCATTTTTTTCAGGATATCACGCATTACGATTCAAAATTCCTTTCCACCCTCAAATACCTTTTCTTTTACCCGGGCTACCTTACCAAGCGCTACCTGGCAGGCCATCGCGCAGATTTTGTGAACCCGATCCGCCTGTATGTATTCACCTCTTTCGTTTTTTTTCTTATCCTGAGCATGGTCAACAGCGGCGGCGATACGGTGCGCGCGGAGGAAGTGGAAAGCAGTGTCAGGCAAACGGCGGGGCGTGCGCTGGAAGCGGCGAAGCTGAGACTGGAGGATTCCCTGTCCCGCGCCACCAACAGGACCGATTCCATCGACATCGAAAAAGCCATCCGCGGGCTGGAATTTGGCGGACAGCCCTTTCTGGGCGTGCAGAAACGCACCGTCCGCGAGTATGATTCCCTCCAGCGCGCACTCACTCCTGAAGAGCGGGATGGCTTCCTGCAGCGCAAATTCATTGGCAAGATGCTGAGCCTCCGCGAACGCCACGGCAGCAGAGCGGAGGAGGTGCTGAAAAACAAATTCACGCACAACTATCCGAAGCTGATGTTCATTCTCCTGCCATTCTTCGCCCTCGTGCTGAAGTGGTTCTTCTCCCGCAGCAAGATGTATTATGCGGAGCACGGGATATTCTCGATCCACATCCATACGTTCATCTTCCTCCTGTCTATCCCGCTGATGCTGATCAACCTGCTGCTGCGTTATGACGACCTGTACGGATGGATGCTGCTGCTGGTTTTCATCTACTACGTCTTTGCCCTGCGCAATGTGTACGGGAAAACGTTCGGCGGCGCTTTGTGGCGGGCGGCACTGTCCCTCGTCGTATATTTCGCAGGCACGGTCGTTGTATTGCTGCTGTTTTTATTATTTATTCTGATATTTGCCTGA
- a CDS encoding enoyl-CoA hydratase-related protein: MPPEFLIVHQQAQPYIAHIRLNRPKELNALNLQLMTELRDTLKALDEDEQVRVIVLSGNDKAFAAGADIKQMAGRSAMDMYNVDQFSTWDAIKKIKKPVIAAVSGFALGGGCELAMLCDMIVASETAKFGQPEIKIGVMPGAGGTQRLTRAVGKALAMEMVLTGRFISAEEALHAGLVNKIVPVELYLEEAFRLAAEIAQLSPIAVKMAKESVLRAFDSTLEEGLHFERKNFYLLFASEDQKEGMQAFLEKRAPVFKGK; encoded by the coding sequence ATGCCCCCTGAATTTCTGATCGTACACCAACAGGCGCAGCCTTACATTGCGCATATCCGGCTGAACCGGCCGAAGGAGCTGAATGCCCTCAATCTCCAGCTGATGACGGAGCTGCGTGATACCCTTAAAGCGCTGGACGAAGATGAACAGGTACGGGTGATCGTACTGAGCGGGAATGACAAGGCCTTTGCAGCCGGGGCGGACATTAAACAGATGGCCGGGCGTTCCGCCATGGATATGTATAATGTAGATCAGTTCAGCACCTGGGATGCGATCAAAAAGATCAAAAAGCCGGTGATCGCAGCGGTCAGCGGATTTGCGCTTGGCGGGGGATGTGAGCTGGCGATGCTCTGCGATATGATCGTTGCCAGCGAAACGGCGAAATTCGGCCAACCGGAAATAAAGATAGGGGTGATGCCCGGGGCGGGAGGCACCCAGCGCCTCACCCGCGCGGTAGGCAAAGCCCTGGCGATGGAAATGGTGTTGACGGGCAGGTTTATTTCAGCAGAGGAAGCATTGCATGCCGGGCTGGTGAACAAAATCGTGCCGGTAGAGTTATACCTTGAAGAAGCGTTCCGCCTCGCGGCGGAGATCGCGCAGTTAAGCCCCATCGCTGTAAAAATGGCCAAAGAGTCCGTATTGCGGGCATTTGACAGTACATTGGAAGAAGGGCTGCATTTTGAACGGAAGAATTTTTACCTGCTCTTTGCTTCGGAAGACCAGAAAGAAGGCATGCAGGCCTTCCTGGAGAAGCGGGCGCCGGTATTTAAAGGCAAATAA
- a CDS encoding carbonic anhydrase, whose protein sequence is MELFRQLLENNKVWAAKMVAEDKDFFTRLQHQQAPKFLWIGCSDSRVPANEITNTLPGEIFVHRNVANMVVHTDMNLLTVLEYAVKILKVEHVLVVGHYGCGGVKAAMTNDNLGIINPWLKHIKDVYRIHREEVDGLDTPEVQADRLTELNVREQVMNLAKTITIQETWRKEQRPHLHGWVYGLKDGLINPVFDMPPDSRIDPIYEFDINP, encoded by the coding sequence ATGGAACTTTTCAGGCAACTGCTGGAAAATAACAAAGTATGGGCCGCCAAAATGGTGGCGGAAGACAAGGATTTCTTTACCCGCCTGCAACACCAGCAGGCGCCGAAATTCCTGTGGATCGGGTGCTCGGACAGCCGGGTGCCGGCCAACGAGATCACCAATACGCTGCCCGGTGAGATATTCGTGCACCGCAATGTGGCCAATATGGTCGTGCATACGGATATGAACCTGCTCACGGTACTGGAATACGCCGTCAAGATACTGAAGGTAGAGCATGTGCTGGTAGTTGGTCACTACGGATGTGGCGGCGTAAAAGCGGCCATGACCAATGATAACCTGGGCATCATCAACCCCTGGCTGAAACACATCAAGGATGTTTACCGCATCCACCGCGAGGAGGTGGACGGGCTGGACACACCGGAGGTGCAGGCGGACCGCCTGACCGAACTGAACGTGCGGGAACAGGTGATGAACCTGGCCAAGACCATCACCATCCAGGAAACCTGGCGTAAGGAGCAAAGGCCGCACCTGCACGGCTGGGTGTACGGCCTGAAAGACGGGCTGATCAACCCGGTGTTTGACATGCCCCCGGATTCCAGGATAGACCCGATCTATGAATTTGACATCAACCCTTAG